In Pan troglodytes isolate AG18354 chromosome 21, NHGRI_mPanTro3-v2.0_pri, whole genome shotgun sequence, one genomic interval encodes:
- the NKX2-4 gene encoding homeobox protein Nkx-2.4, whose protein sequence is MSLSPKHTTPFSVSDILSPIEETYKKFSGAMDGAPPGLGAPLGAAAAYRAPPPGPSSQAATVAGMQPSHAMAGHNAAAAAAAAAAAAAAAATYHMPPGVSQFPHGAMGGYCNGGLGNMGELPAYTDGMRGGAATGWYGANPDPRYSSISRFMGPSAGVNVAGMGSLTGIADAAKSLGPLHAAAAAAAPRRKRRVLFSQAQVYELERRFKQQKYLSAPEREHLASMIHLTPTQVKIWFQNHRYKMKRQAKDKAAQQLQQEGGLGPPPPPPPSPRRVAVPVLVKDGKPCQNGASTPTPGQAGPQPPAPTPAPELEELSPSPPALHGPGGGLAALDAAAGEYSGGVLGANLLYGRTW, encoded by the exons ATGTCGTTGAGCCCAAAGCACACGACGCCCTTCTCCGTGTCCGACATCCTGAGCCCCATCGAGGAGACCTACAAGAAGTTCAGCGGCGCCATGGACGGCGCGCCACCCGGCCTGGGGGCGCCCCTGGGGGCCGCGGCCGCCTACCGCGCGCCGCCACCTGGGCCCTCCTCGCAGGCGGCGACCGTGGCGGGCATGCAGCCTTCTCACGCCATGGCGGGTCACAACGCGgcggccgcggcggcggcggcggcagctgcggcggcggcggccgccaCCTACCACATGCCGCCCGGCGTCTCGCAGTTCCCGCACGGCGCCATGGGCGGCTACTGCAACggcggcctgggcaacatgggcgAGCTGCCCGCCTACACGGACGGCATGCGGGGCGGCGCGGCCACCGGCTGGTACGGCGCCAACCCGGACCCACGCTACTCGTCAA TCTCCAGGTTCATGGGGCCGTCGGCGGGCGTGAATGTGGCCGGCATGGGGTCGCTGACCGGCATCGCGGACGCCGCCAAGTCGCTGGGCCCGCTGcacgcggcggcggcggcagccgCTCCGCGAAGGAAGCGCCGCGTGCTCTTCTCGCAGGCGCAGGTCTACGAGCTGGAGCGGCGCTTCAAGCAGCAGAAGTACCTGTCGGCGCCCGAGCGCGAGCACCTGGCCAGCATGATCCACCTGACGCCCACGCAGGTCAAGATCTGGTTCCAGAACCACCGGTACAAGATGAAACGGCAGGCCAAGGACAAGGCGgcgcagcagctgcagcaggaggGCGGCCTGGGcccgccgccgcctccgccgccgTCCCCGCGCCGCGTGGCGGTGCCTGTGCTGGTCAAGGACGGCAAGCCGTGCCAGAACGGCGCCAGCACGCCCACCCCCGGCCAGGCCGGTCCGCAGCCGCCGGCCCCGACGCCAGCACCTGAGCTGGAGGAGCTGTCGCCCAGCCCACCCGCGCTGCACGGCCCGGGGGGCGGCCTGGCGGCCCTGGACGCGGCCGCCGGGGAGTACAGCGGCGGCGTCCTGGGCGCCAACCTGCTCTATGGCAGGACGTGGTGA